The Brachypodium distachyon strain Bd21 chromosome 4, Brachypodium_distachyon_v3.0, whole genome shotgun sequence nucleotide sequence tttgttcacacctatttggTGCAAAACTCATaattttgcacatgcatgcatgttatttCCATCAAGCTATTTCAAATATGTGAAGaatgtacaattttattatatgttttcaaatttgaatactccttttatgttaactaaaaatttccgcaacaacgtgcggggtATCATCGAGTATATGTAGTCATATGTACATTTGTGACGTATAGTTCTCAAATACATCCCTTGATTTTCTTAATAAAGCTCTGTAAGTCATTCTttactactacctccgatccatattaattgtcgaaatattatatgtatctagattaTTTTtatgcatagatacatccatatttggacaaatttgacaCAACTAGCATGATGTCTCGCGCAATTGCGTGGGAAACATTTTTAATCATCTTAATTTTCTAACCGATTATATGTATTTTCTATTATTCATACAATATGTCGTTAGGAATAGATGATTAATCAACCCAGATATATATGTAGAAAAGCAGAACTAATTGATATTAGAACTCTTAGAAGTACTATGTTTTTAATTGACTTTATATTAAAATATAGAACTAAACGTTGATCAACTTTTGCATTAGACTGATTGATTGTCCGTAGATTATATAACTTAGTATAGGTACTTGAAGTTCAGATCGCCTATTGACCGCTTGTCTTTAACTGAGATAATCGATCATATGTGGCGTACGTCACATTTGtaacaaaaattcaaattcaaacgTGAAATTGATGGATTGGTTGTTTGCACGGGTAATCGTGTGTAGTTGATTATGTTAGTAGGTTGAATGTCCGTGATAGTGAATCATAATGCAATATTAAAGTTTTACTTGATTGCTCTATCGATACTCGGATTAAAGTTTAAATCATTTGAGCGAACTATTAGTAACTCgtccttgaaaaaaaatcacaatgaATAGAGCTAGTGTTACTACTAAATATTCTCGGGATTTAcgaataaaaagaaaagaaaataaagctaAGAGGTCATAACATATTGATTGCCCAACGGTGTTTACATTTTGTGTTCGGCACCATACGGAAAAATTATTGTGCTATTACTAACTACAATATCTTTGGTCTATGTAGGTCTTAAACTACTTTGATGTCTTTTTGATAGCCCATCAAATATCATCCTATTGAATCTTGACCGTTAAATATCAAATCAATATTTTATGTAATTCAGATGACATGAGTCAAAGTAGGTGATATTAGCTAATTAAAGTTCAGAACACTTATCAATCTCTGGTCTTTATCCCATACGACTAATTATGCAAAACTAAAGTTCATATGAGAAAACTGACGAATCAATTTGTTTGCATTGATAGATTACGTGTACGTCAAATTATATTAAAAGGTACAATATTCATGATAACGAAGAGTTGAAAATTTTACGTAATTCTTCTTTCTATATTCAGATACAAATTTAGATCATGCGCtactcattttattttttatagaGATATTTATAAGTGTTTGCTTGGTAGCAAATCATTTATTCATATTTGATGTTAAGTAGTAGCCGGTCTCGAAATTAGGGACGCGTGTTGACACGCAGAGTTATAAATCTTCAAATACACGTTAGTATCTTGTTCTTGAAAAAATATAGATATGGATTATGACTAATAGACTTAAGTAGCTTATTATTTAATATTTGCATGACCtatgaagaaaaacaatatatATAAAATAATGTTGAAATTTGGCACcataaaaacaaatttaacttAATTACCACCGATTATAACATATTGGGCCTATTTGGGCATGAAGTCATTTTAATGTTTATTATAGCCAATCAGATATAGTTCTAATTATCGCTAATTCTACAAATTGGGCCTACTTGGGTTTAAAACCACTTTAATGTTTAGAGATAGCCCATCAAACATACCCCCTCGTTAAATCTGGACCGTTAGATGTAAGATCCAACGGCCAGAATAATTgaggtgatgtggatcaacgtggagactcccctcggtacccctcatattgctttttgtatataatagatagattAATGGACCGTagattaatatggatcggtgGGAGTAGTTAAGGTGCCTCACAGACTGCCACCAGTACAATACTCATTTATGATTACCTGGGTATATTTTCTGAAGAtctgaaaacaaaataaactatAACTAATGCAGAGCTTTGAGGCAAACAATGTTGGAGAGGCCGTCACACGGATGATTCCTTATTTAGAAGATACAACCCAAGCAAATCAGGACATCTACTTTGATGGATGGAGTGGACTCGCTGCATCCAAGGTCCTTAGAGCTATAGCTCAAGACCCTCCACCATCTCTCACAAGCAAGTTTGATAGCATTATCCATGTCGACTGCTCAAGATGGAAAAATCGAAGAGCAGTACAAAAGGAAATTGCACATAAGCTAGAGCTTCAACAACAAGTAATGGATATCTTTTCCAAACAAGACGAGGATGATGATCTCAATGGGGTAGATGAAGGCCATAGGGTGGAGATAAGAGATGTGGGGAGAGCCATTCATCATGCCTTACAAGGACGCAGCTGTTTAGTGGTGTTCCACAATGGGAGCAACCAGTTGGTAGACTTCAATGATTTCGGCATTCCTAAATATACAGATGCATGGTCAAACCATGTTAGTAAGGTACTGTGGACATTCCGAGGAAGGCTCAACGTAGTTAAGGGAGATGGGCAAACAAAACCTAAAGTAAAGTCTATACCAAAAGAGCCCGATGAAGAACAGTTAACAGAAGGAGTGAACAATTCACAAATTTATCTCTACTCATATTTTGGTCCAACCAAATCTTATTGGATGGATATGTTACAAGAAGAGGCCAAAGAAATAGTTCAATATACAGATAGCCTTGATGCCACGGCAGAAGAAGCTACAAAGTGTTGCTTGTATCTATTGTCACTGGCTTGTCAGTACTGTGAAAACATGGACTACAATTGGGCTACCCATGCTTCCAACTATTGGGTTTGTGATGGGATTATACAAGGAGGTCAGTCTGACAAAGCATGGAAGGTTGCTGCTTCTCTGCATCAACAGATGCGACTGGAAGATTATTCACCTGATAGGAAGCCCCACTTTGATGACAAATTGGAGGCTCCCCCGAACCGGTGGGTTTCAGAAGTCGCCAAAGGGCCCACATATAGTTATGATCGGAATGTACATCCAGAGTCAACATCATTTTTCTTGACAAGCTGGCGAGATAGACTCGATGAACCATCAAACATGTTTCAACAGTCGAAGAATCTTTGTGTACTGAAACTATATCAGTGTACCTTCAGCTTTTATTCACCTCCTTTCTCTTGCTGCCGCAGCTTAAGATTCCTTGGTTTAGATCACTGCAAAGATCAGGGGCATGAGCAGAAGCAAAAGAGGCCAGCAATGGAGTTTTTTCATAGCCTGTGGGTGCTGGACATATGCTACACAGATTGGGGACCAGGAATATCCGAAGAGATAACTGAGCAAATGGTATCAAACATTAGAGAGGTACACATAAAGAAGGGAAGGATCTGGCGCCACAATCTTGCATGGCGAGAACTGAAAAACCTACACAAGCTTCTTGTAATTGAGCCTACAAGTCCATGGGAGACTGGCAAGAAGGACGAGTTCACAGATATGTTAAAGTTGGAGCTTCTTGACCTATCTAAGAATAGTACGATGCAAATTTTGCCAAGCCTATCAGGGGCAACTGGTCTCAAGATTCTTGTGCTCGATGGTTGTGTTGGATTGGATCATGTTGACCATGAAGAACTTCCTCCATTACTTGAATCGTTCAGCCTAGATGCAAGAGATAAAGAAGGAGATGTTAACAAGGAAGCTGCAATTGCTCGCATCTCCTTGGTCGGTTGTGCAAGATTGGTTAACTTCAGATTGGGTGGGTCATTGCCAAAACTTGCAGAACTGGATATTTCAGCCACAGCAGTCGAAATTCTTAACCTCCAAAATCCGGTTGTCCAGGTCCCAAGCCTCCAACAAATAATTTTGCTGCGTTGTTTGCAGCTCAAAACCATATTGTTGCCAGGAGAGGGTTTGCCGAAGTTGGGAGTATTTCAGATTGATTCGAATAGTCCCGGACAAATAATTTGGCCGTGTATGTGGGATGAGTCATTACTCCCTGGTACTTGCTGCACCTACACTGATGTTGCTATTGACAAGGTAGCTGCTGGCCATGAGCACAACAGTTCCGTGCAGTTTCAACCATCAGGCTGCCATTTGGAGATTGGTGAGGGAATTGCCTATAATAATATGGCAAGTGCACAAGGAGTCAGCTCAGTCATCTCTATGCTGAACAAGGCTGGGTCAATGCACATGCATGACAACTCTTCCATCACAACTGCTATCCCTGAACGCTTGGTGTCTGCAGGAAGGAAGAAAATTGGTTGGTTTCACCTAAAACAGTGCCATGTTGCAAGATGCCCAATGCTGCACACAATCTTCCCCTCTCATTACGAATTCAATTGCTTCCAAGAACTGGAGTCATTTTCGGCATCTGATCTGCTGATGGCCCGCTGCATTTGGAGCAAAGGAATGATCAGTACCCAAGAGGACCTGGCGGCTGGTTCCTTTGTGAATTTGCGGAGCATACAACTGCAGTCCTGCCCAAGGCTCACGTTTGTCCTCCCACTGTGGTCATTCACCTTGCCCAACTTGGAGACCCTCAAGATTGCGTATTGTTATGATCTAAAGTATGTATTCCCGGTGGACCTAGCAGGTATTGCTGCCAGCCATGGAAAACGTGTGCTGTTCCAAAATCTGAAGAGCATCCACCTGCAGGAGCTCCCCAAGCTGCAAAAGATATGTGAGGCCCAGATGATTGCTCCCAACCTTGAGACCGTCAAGCTcaggggctgctggagcctcagGTGCCTCCCGGCCACTGCCATCCCACATGGAGACAGCCGCCCTGTTGTGGACTGCGAGAAGGACTTGTGGGAGAAGCTAGAGTGGGACGGGTTGGAGGCCGGCCACCACCACTCTCTCTTTGTGCCACGCCACTCGTTATATTACAAGCAGGTCTTGCCTAGAGTCTCCGTCCTCCGGTGAACTGGCCTGACTTGATGAGGTACGTATTCTTCCAATTTTCTCTTGTTTCATGTATGCATCATATATACAGGGTCTCTATCTGCTATGTGCATCTTTGTTGTCATTAAAAATACGAATAGGGTTGATCTCCTCATTCAGGCATTCAGTTTTTTATTCTGCTCACGTTTGTCAGTTTTTTATTCTGTAGGTTTGCTGATGGCAAGAAGTCGTTGTATCTCTGTTTTCTACCGCGGCTGTTGCTGACCAAAGTTGATGGTGTGTTTATTGATGTGTTCGGATGATGGCTTGGTCTGGTTTGTGTCCAAATAATAGGGGCCGATGTGTCTAGGGTGTGCATATCACAGTAATGGAACCCTGTGTCAGATTGTTGCTTGCAGAAAATTGAAGTTTAATGTTTGTATCATTGTATCATtgtttgtactccctccgtcgcgAACTAAGGGAGTATCATTGTGTAGCAGCATGTTAATGCTGGCTGAGGATGGCGTGATATGATCGAAATGTATTGTTGACTTTTTCGATCAAATATTCTGGTAATTTTTCCTTAGTATACTATGCagtttatgtttttttctagTAACAACTATGCAGTTTATGTGTGCATTCCTCcccaatttttatttttatttttgacgaAAAGCAGTAGGATATGCTTGTTCATTATATTGCAGTTAGGCCGTACGATACATTTCCATCTTCATCATAAGATCATACGAAAAGCAGTAGGATATGCTTGTTCATCGTATGAAGCAAACCTACAGAACCGCACACATTGCTCGGGTTAACCTAGGTAATAACCGAACCGACGGTGCATAAACAAGTCACTAAATGGGGCAATTTGCGTCAGAAGTTTGCTTAAATGGAATAAATTTATAGAAATTCCGCTAGGCATGCACaaattatacttcctccgtccaacaaaggatgtctaaattttgactaaatttgaatgcatctatacactaagtcatgtctagatacatccaaattttgacaaacttgagacattttttgttggacggaggaagtagaaatTCATAGATTCCGTGTCAAAAGGTGAAAGTAAACGGTCTGTTTGataggcatgcatgcacctttcaGTCCGGAGCATCTCATATCAAATGGTTCCACTGTCTGAAACTAAGCCAAGCATGATCGATATCTGCAGATAAGTGCTTACAGAGTAGGTGCATGGACCATCACTATTCACAAACCGGCCAATGTGGGTGCAAGAAAGTCAATGAGCTAATACTAGTGCAAGAAAGTAAATGGGGCTTAATTTATTTGATGATAACTTTGTACTGTAAAATTTACTCCGTCAACACTCTGCAACTTCCCCTCAATGTAGTCTGTTTAGATTTTCGGATTTTCCTCCTGTGGCTGCCGAAAGACCAAGCGTTACTCCAATAACCTGGCCTAGCATTTCGAAAACGGACAATGTTTCTGGTTTTCCAAAAGACTGCTGCTGCACCTAAACAAAgcagttttcttttccttgctaGTATTACAACTCTAACTCAATGCTTAATTGGAGAGGCTGATCCCCACACCACTAGTCCTCCCAAAATCCAGTACTCCTACTTACAATGCCAAAAtgcggatgtatctatgtgtaaaaagcgtttagatacatgtaatatttcgacaagtaattccggcc carries:
- the LOC100831997 gene encoding uncharacterized protein LOC100831997, with amino-acid sequence MAQAQMVALMAVMAAMLKRQNKQQTRPRESFEANNVGEAVTRMIPYLEDTTQANQDIYFDGWSGLAASKVLRAIAQDPPPSLTSKFDSIIHVDCSRWKNRRAVQKEIAHKLELQQQVMDIFSKQDEDDDLNGVDEGHRVEIRDVGRAIHHALQGRSCLVVFHNGSNQLVDFNDFGIPKYTDAWSNHVSKVLWTFRGRLNVVKGDGQTKPKVKSIPKEPDEEQLTEGVNNSQIYLYSYFGPTKSYWMDMLQEEAKEIVQYTDSLDATAEEATKCCLYLLSLACQYCENMDYNWATHASNYWVCDGIIQGGQSDKAWKVAASLHQQMRLEDYSPDRKPHFDDKLEAPPNRWVSEVAKGPTYSYDRNVHPESTSFFLTSWRDRLDEPSNMFQQSKNLCVLKLYQCTFSFYSPPFSCCRSLRFLGLDHCKDQGHEQKQKRPAMEFFHSLWVLDICYTDWGPGISEEITEQMVSNIREVHIKKGRIWRHNLAWRELKNLHKLLVIEPTSPWETGKKDEFTDMLKLELLDLSKNSTMQILPSLSGATGLKILVLDGCVGLDHVDHEELPPLLESFSLDARDKEGDVNKEAAIARISLVGCARLVNFRLGGSLPKLAELDISATAVEILNLQNPVVQVPSLQQIILLRCLQLKTILLPGEGLPKLGVFQIDSNSPGQIIWPCMWDESLLPGTCCTYTDVAIDKVAAGHEHNSSVQFQPSGCHLEIGEGIAYNNMASAQGVSSVISMLNKAGSMHMHDNSSITTAIPERLVSAGRKKIGWFHLKQCHVARCPMLHTIFPSHYEFNCFQELESFSASDLLMARCIWSKGMISTQEDLAAGSFVNLRSIQLQSCPRLTFVLPLWSFTLPNLETLKIAYCYDLKYVFPVDLAGIAASHGKRVLFQNLKSIHLQELPKLQKICEAQMIAPNLETVKLRGCWSLRCLPATAIPHGDSRPVVDCEKDLWEKLEWDGLEAGHHHSLFVPRHSLYYKQVLPRVSVLR